Proteins encoded in a region of the Coprobacter tertius genome:
- a CDS encoding PstS family phosphate ABC transporter substrate-binding protein, with protein sequence MQRKIFFLIFIMLLPVFVFAQKKGSVKSTLKGEIQLSGAFALYPMAVRWAEEFRKLHPGVKIDISAGGAGKGMTDALSGIVDIGMVSREIYDVEFKKGAFPIAVVKDAVIPTVNLNNPLYEQIKRTGIKKSVANRLWSDKIKYWGEILGTNNRIPVHVYTRSDACGAAETWAAWFGMKQEDLEGTAVFGDPGVSSAIQRDKVGIGFNNIAYVYDQKSKKPFKSLAVMPIDTNNNGKIDPGEYFYDTVDELMDAIANGKYPSPPARNLFLVTGGKPTKRVLIEFLKYVLTDGQKWAAETGYVRLSEKECKEELKRLQ encoded by the coding sequence ATGCAGAGGAAAATTTTCTTCCTAATCTTTATAATGCTTTTACCCGTTTTTGTATTTGCCCAAAAAAAAGGTTCCGTTAAAAGTACCTTGAAAGGAGAAATACAGTTATCGGGAGCTTTTGCTCTTTATCCAATGGCAGTAAGGTGGGCAGAAGAATTTCGTAAATTACACCCTGGTGTTAAAATTGATATTTCGGCCGGAGGTGCAGGAAAAGGAATGACAGACGCATTATCGGGGATAGTGGATATTGGTATGGTTTCGCGGGAGATTTATGATGTGGAATTTAAAAAAGGAGCGTTTCCTATTGCTGTTGTTAAAGACGCTGTGATACCGACTGTTAATTTAAATAATCCTTTATACGAGCAAATAAAAAGAACCGGTATTAAAAAATCTGTAGCAAATCGTCTCTGGTCCGACAAAATAAAATATTGGGGAGAGATATTAGGTACGAATAACCGTATCCCCGTGCATGTGTATACTCGTTCAGATGCTTGTGGAGCTGCAGAAACATGGGCTGCCTGGTTTGGAATGAAACAGGAAGATCTTGAGGGAACAGCTGTTTTCGGTGATCCGGGAGTTTCTTCGGCAATCCAAAGAGATAAGGTAGGTATAGGATTTAATAATATAGCCTATGTTTATGACCAAAAGAGTAAAAAACCTTTTAAAAGTCTGGCAGTGATGCCTATCGATACAAATAATAATGGAAAAATCGATCCTGGAGAGTATTTTTATGATACTGTAGATGAACTAATGGATGCGATTGCCAACGGAAAATATCCTTCTCCTCCGGCCCGAAATCTTTTTTTAGTAACGGGAGGAAAACCGACAAAAAGAGTATTGATAGAGTTTCTGAAGTATGTACTTACCGATGGACAGAAATGGGCAGCCGAAACAGGATATGTCAGATTGTCGGAAAAGGAGTGTAAAGAAGAATTAAAACGTTTACAATAA
- a CDS encoding dicarboxylate/amino acid:cation symporter codes for MKKKIRFGLLPRIIIAIALGILFGNVLSGAWVRIFVTFNSIFSEFLNFIIPLIILGLVTPAIADIGKGAGRMLAVTALVAYFATLFSGFLSYFTGVIVFPHLIDVGVPLEQVSEAQGISPYFSVSIPPLMGVMTALVLSFTLGLGLAHLSTTTLKDAMNDFKKIITKTISVVILPLLPIYIFGIFLNMTHAGQVYSILLVFIKIIGVIFILHIFLLIFQYVIASMFVKRNPFKLLFRMMPAYFTALGTQSSAATIPVTLEQTRKNGVSDEISGFVVPLCATIHLSGSTMKIVACALALMMMQGIPYDFPLFAGFIFMLGITMVAAPGVPGGAIMAALGILSSILGFDESEQALMIALYIAMDSFGTACNVTGDGAIALIIDKVMGPERRKKTI; via the coding sequence ATGAAAAAGAAAATTCGTTTCGGGTTATTGCCCAGAATTATTATTGCCATAGCATTAGGTATATTGTTTGGAAATGTTTTATCGGGTGCCTGGGTAAGGATTTTCGTAACTTTTAATTCTATTTTTAGCGAATTCCTTAATTTTATAATACCTCTTATTATTTTGGGGTTGGTTACGCCAGCAATTGCTGATATCGGCAAAGGAGCCGGACGTATGTTAGCTGTTACGGCCCTTGTCGCTTATTTTGCGACTCTTTTTTCGGGTTTTTTATCTTATTTTACAGGAGTAATCGTATTTCCTCATTTGATAGATGTCGGTGTTCCGTTAGAACAGGTAAGTGAGGCTCAGGGGATTTCTCCATACTTTTCTGTTTCGATACCTCCACTTATGGGTGTAATGACTGCATTGGTACTATCGTTTACGTTGGGCCTCGGATTGGCACATCTGTCTACGACGACCTTGAAAGATGCCATGAATGATTTTAAAAAAATAATTACTAAAACCATCAGCGTTGTTATATTGCCGTTATTGCCTATTTATATTTTCGGAATTTTTTTGAATATGACTCATGCCGGTCAAGTTTATAGTATATTACTTGTATTTATTAAGATTATCGGTGTCATTTTTATTCTTCATATATTTTTACTCATATTTCAATATGTGATCGCTTCGATGTTTGTTAAACGCAATCCGTTTAAGTTATTATTCCGTATGATGCCGGCTTATTTTACAGCACTGGGGACACAATCTTCGGCGGCTACTATTCCGGTGACTTTAGAACAGACCCGCAAAAACGGGGTTTCCGATGAGATTTCGGGTTTTGTGGTACCGTTATGTGCAACGATACATTTGTCTGGGAGTACGATGAAAATTGTTGCTTGTGCCTTGGCTTTAATGATGATGCAAGGGATTCCTTATGATTTTCCGCTTTTTGCCGGCTTTATTTTTATGTTAGGTATTACGATGGTAGCTGCTCCCGGTGTACCGGGTGGAGCGATAATGGCAGCTCTGGGAATTCTTAGTTCGATACTTGGTTTTGATGAGTCGGAGCAGGCGTTGATGATTGCCTTATATATTGCAATGGATAGTTTTGGTACAGCTTGTAATGTGACAGGAGATGGCGCGATTGCTCTTATCATTGATAAAGTGATGGGGCCGGAACGTCGAAAAAAAACAATTTAA
- the ilvA gene encoding threonine ammonia-lyase codes for MLTLDKIYHASYVLKDVIRRTDLIYAPKINPECEIYLKPENLQLTGSFKIRGAYYKISQLTDIEKEKGVIACSAGNHAQGVALAATKNGIRSLICLPDGAPISKVEATKSFGAEVCLVEGVYDDAYKKALQLKEEKGYTFIHPFDDEYVMAGQGTIGLELLDQLPDVDVVIVPVGGGGLISGVAYAIKALNPNIKVYGVQASGAPSMLHSISHEKIECLNSVYTIADGIAVKEPGTHTFDICSHYVDGIVTVTDDEISTAILALIEQQKLIAEGAGAVSVAAALFNKIPIKGKKVVCLISGGNIDVTILSRVIKRGLLKAGRSYALTIELLDKPGQLMGVSKILAEMGGNVVSIHHERASESSDINGCYLRIVMETRNYEHIAQIKKALIDAGYNLS; via the coding sequence ATGCTGACATTAGATAAAATTTATCACGCGTCGTATGTCTTAAAAGATGTAATCAGAAGAACCGATCTGATATATGCCCCGAAAATTAATCCCGAATGTGAAATTTATTTGAAACCGGAGAATTTACAGCTGACGGGATCATTTAAAATACGCGGAGCATATTATAAGATTTCTCAGTTGACCGATATTGAAAAAGAAAAGGGGGTGATCGCTTGTTCCGCTGGAAATCATGCGCAAGGCGTGGCATTGGCAGCGACAAAAAATGGAATCAGATCGTTGATTTGTTTGCCCGATGGGGCTCCTATATCGAAAGTAGAAGCGACTAAGAGCTTCGGCGCTGAAGTTTGTCTTGTAGAAGGGGTTTATGATGATGCTTATAAAAAGGCTTTGCAACTCAAAGAAGAAAAGGGGTATACCTTTATACATCCTTTTGACGATGAGTATGTAATGGCTGGGCAAGGTACGATAGGTCTCGAGTTACTCGATCAACTTCCAGATGTAGACGTTGTGATTGTTCCTGTGGGGGGTGGAGGACTGATTTCGGGCGTAGCTTATGCGATAAAGGCGCTGAATCCGAATATAAAAGTTTATGGTGTGCAGGCCAGTGGAGCTCCGAGTATGCTTCATTCTATATCGCATGAAAAGATAGAATGTCTGAATTCTGTTTATACGATTGCCGATGGGATAGCAGTAAAAGAACCCGGGACTCATACTTTTGATATTTGCAGTCATTATGTAGATGGAATCGTAACAGTGACCGATGATGAAATTTCTACGGCAATTCTTGCATTGATCGAACAGCAAAAATTAATTGCTGAAGGAGCAGGGGCCGTTTCTGTAGCAGCTGCATTATTTAATAAAATTCCAATAAAAGGTAAAAAGGTAGTATGTCTTATATCAGGAGGAAATATCGATGTTACGATACTTTCTCGAGTGATAAAACGGGGTTTATTAAAAGCCGGTCGGTCTTATGCTCTTACCATTGAGTTACTCGATAAACCCGGGCAGTTGATGGGTGTATCGAAAATATTGGCCGAAATGGGAGGGAATGTAGTTTCTATACATCATGAAAGAGCCAGTGAAAGTTCGGATATAAACGGTTGTTATCTGCGTATTGTGATGGAAACTCGTAATTATGAACATATTGCTCAAATAAAAAAAGCGCTAATCGATGCGGGGTATAATTTATCGTAG
- a CDS encoding toxin-antitoxin system YwqK family antitoxin yields the protein MTRKILFVILLVFTVITVSAQKLVLHNGNYYTDDTQRVLYTGPYTEYFPSGAVKMEMFIKDGLPEGIYIVYFENGKIEEVRSYYAGKFDGVWRTYDENGVLIAEAGYLKGRKHGVWRIWDENGIMRYEMHYTQGKKSGIWYIWDEKGKLISEKKYS from the coding sequence ATGACAAGAAAAATTCTGTTTGTTATATTACTGGTTTTTACGGTCATTACGGTATCAGCTCAGAAACTTGTATTGCATAATGGTAATTATTATACCGATGATACGCAGAGAGTTTTATATACCGGACCTTATACCGAATATTTTCCGAGTGGTGCGGTTAAAATGGAGATGTTCATTAAAGACGGTTTACCGGAAGGTATATATATTGTCTATTTCGAGAACGGGAAAATTGAAGAAGTACGGTCGTATTATGCCGGAAAATTTGATGGCGTATGGCGTACATATGATGAAAACGGAGTATTAATAGCGGAAGCGGGTTATCTGAAAGGCAGAAAACATGGTGTGTGGCGTATTTGGGATGAAAATGGAATTATGAGATACGAAATGCATTATACTCAGGGCAAGAAATCGGGGATATGGTATATTTGGGATGAAAAAGGTAAATTAATTTCTGAAAAGAAATATTCATAG
- a CDS encoding phosphate ABC transporter ATP-binding protein, giving the protein MNNIIPDFLPNQKFSAPVCPDSNIKVEGLNVYIQNNHILRNINVEIPNKQITCIIGPSGCGKSTLLKTFNRMLDINEDVNVEGKVLVDGEDIYDRSAELIDIRRKMGLLSQRPCPLPMSIYDNIAYGCRIHGITSKRKLNAIVEYYLKAAGLWDEVKDRLHTPASRMSIGQQQRLCLARGLAVEPQFILADEATSALDPISSKTIEELFVKLKNDYAIVLVTHTLRQALRIADYVIFMYLGEIIEAGTAGEVFKNPKNELTKNYLSGAFS; this is encoded by the coding sequence ATGAATAATATAATACCCGATTTTTTACCAAATCAGAAATTTTCGGCTCCGGTATGTCCCGATAGCAATATAAAAGTAGAAGGACTGAATGTATATATACAGAATAACCATATTTTAAGGAATATAAATGTTGAAATTCCAAATAAACAAATTACTTGTATTATAGGACCTTCGGGATGTGGAAAATCTACACTGTTGAAGACGTTTAATCGGATGCTCGATATCAATGAAGATGTAAATGTAGAGGGAAAAGTGTTGGTGGATGGAGAGGATATTTATGATCGTAGTGCCGAATTGATCGATATACGTCGTAAAATGGGGCTTTTATCACAACGGCCTTGTCCATTACCCATGTCGATATATGATAATATCGCATATGGCTGTCGCATACATGGAATTACGTCGAAACGAAAATTAAATGCGATCGTAGAATATTATTTAAAGGCGGCCGGTTTGTGGGATGAGGTAAAAGACCGTTTGCATACACCTGCTTCGCGTATGTCGATAGGACAACAGCAACGATTATGCTTGGCTCGGGGATTAGCGGTAGAACCGCAATTTATACTGGCCGATGAGGCTACGAGTGCCCTGGATCCGATTTCGAGTAAGACGATAGAAGAATTGTTTGTAAAACTAAAGAATGATTATGCCATAGTATTAGTGACTCATACTTTACGTCAGGCGTTACGTATCGCCGATTATGTAATTTTCATGTATTTAGGAGAAATTATCGAGGCCGGAACTGCCGGTGAAGTTTTTAAAAATCCGAAAAACGAACTCACAAAAAATTATTTGTCGGGAGCCTTTAGTTAA
- the pstC gene encoding phosphate ABC transporter permease subunit PstC, whose translation MGSFTLTLSRWRIFKDKLAGSIMLMLTLFMILLVIVIAMGLYMKSIPIFEERSLVELLTSARWKPLKGEFGFLPFIMGTLWVTAVALVLALPIALLSAIFLNEYARKWVKKVVFPTLDILAGIPSVVYGVWGILIIIPWISDKLAPHFVEYSTGYSVLAGGIVLGVMILPLLVSMFIEIFSAVPDELRDASTALGATKWQTTKSVLLRKTAPGILAAVMLAMSRAFGETIAVLMVCGNITKIPDSIFDGCYPLPALIANNYGEMLSLPMYESALMLAAFILFFVVLLFNLVSRIILRHIEKRFQ comes from the coding sequence ATGGGAAGTTTTACGTTAACATTAAGTCGGTGGCGTATTTTTAAAGATAAGTTGGCAGGCAGTATAATGCTCATGCTTACCTTGTTTATGATTTTGCTGGTAATCGTGATTGCGATGGGACTATATATGAAATCGATCCCGATCTTCGAAGAACGTTCGTTGGTAGAGTTACTGACTTCCGCTCGATGGAAACCGTTGAAAGGAGAGTTCGGTTTTCTTCCTTTTATAATGGGTACCTTGTGGGTTACTGCTGTAGCCTTAGTGTTGGCGTTGCCTATTGCTTTGCTTTCTGCGATTTTTTTGAATGAATACGCCCGTAAATGGGTAAAAAAAGTAGTTTTTCCCACTCTCGATATTTTAGCCGGAATACCGTCGGTCGTTTATGGTGTATGGGGTATTCTTATTATAATTCCGTGGATATCCGATAAACTGGCTCCTCATTTTGTAGAATATTCGACCGGATATTCTGTATTGGCAGGAGGTATTGTTTTGGGAGTGATGATATTGCCGTTGTTGGTAAGTATGTTTATAGAAATATTTTCAGCGGTTCCCGATGAGTTGCGAGATGCTTCTACCGCATTAGGGGCGACAAAATGGCAAACGACAAAATCTGTATTATTGCGCAAAACGGCTCCCGGAATTCTTGCGGCTGTTATGTTAGCTATGTCGAGAGCATTCGGAGAGACGATCGCCGTATTGATGGTATGCGGAAATATTACAAAAATTCCCGATTCTATTTTCGATGGTTGTTATCCTTTACCGGCTTTGATAGCGAATAATTATGGTGAGATGCTTTCTTTACCCATGTACGAGTCGGCATTGATGTTGGCTGCTTTTATATTATTCTTTGTCGTTTTATTGTTTAATCTCGTTTCACGTATTATTTTGAGGCATATCGAGAAGCGTTTTCAATAA
- a CDS encoding PstA family ABC transporter permease, producing MKIRLKFIEEKIFRVLMIIATLCVFLAIGSIFYAIVSRGWKAMNWDMITDLPGGGFYIGKEGGLLNAIVGSVYIVGASTILGLLISIPVVFYLNVYLPKKSKLAYIARLACDVLFGVPSIVYGAFGFTIMIYFGLKTSLLGGIIVVTLLIIPIFIRSMDEVARQMPREIVEATYSLGATRWESIKVILRQIAPGIATATLLSIGRAIGDAAGVMFTAGYTDSIPTSLSQPAATLPLAVFFQMNSPVEEVQDRAYAAALLLTIIVFVLSVLGRFIMNRFSRNKV from the coding sequence ATGAAAATAAGACTAAAATTTATAGAGGAAAAAATATTCAGGGTGTTGATGATTATTGCAACGCTTTGTGTGTTTCTTGCGATCGGAAGTATTTTTTATGCGATTGTTTCTCGCGGATGGAAAGCGATGAACTGGGATATGATAACCGATTTGCCCGGTGGAGGCTTTTACATCGGTAAAGAAGGCGGTCTGCTTAATGCGATCGTTGGTTCTGTATATATTGTAGGAGCTTCTACGATATTGGGGTTACTTATCAGCATTCCGGTTGTTTTTTATTTAAATGTTTATTTACCCAAAAAATCGAAACTGGCATATATCGCCCGGTTGGCATGCGATGTACTTTTCGGAGTGCCATCGATCGTATATGGAGCTTTCGGTTTTACGATTATGATATATTTCGGTTTAAAAACTTCTCTGCTCGGTGGGATTATCGTAGTAACATTATTGATTATACCTATATTTATTCGCTCTATGGATGAAGTGGCCCGGCAAATGCCTCGAGAAATCGTTGAAGCAACCTATTCTTTAGGTGCTACACGATGGGAATCTATTAAAGTAATTTTACGGCAAATCGCTCCCGGTATTGCGACAGCTACGTTATTATCGATAGGCCGGGCTATTGGTGATGCTGCCGGTGTAATGTTTACGGCAGGTTATACCGACAGTATTCCGACTTCGCTGAGCCAGCCGGCTGCAACATTGCCATTGGCTGTATTTTTTCAGATGAACAGTCCGGTGGAGGAGGTCCAGGATCGTGCATATGCGGCAGCATTGCTGCTCACAATAATTGTTTTTGTATTAAGCGTTTTGGGGCGTTTTATAATGAATCGATTTTCCAGAAATAAAGTATAA
- a CDS encoding carboxypeptidase-like regulatory domain-containing protein, which produces MRTVLIWIVLVTFWGINGFAADKNTENNASKNETRVTATQVSSCTVSGNVYDMVAGESLTGVTVSVNGKKVFTDMDGNFSIPEVTGTECEIKVSMISYKPLVLKVPVRDASGLKINLQQ; this is translated from the coding sequence ATGAGAACTGTATTAATATGGATAGTATTGGTTACCTTTTGGGGAATAAACGGTTTTGCAGCCGATAAAAATACTGAAAATAATGCTTCGAAAAATGAAACCCGTGTCACTGCAACTCAAGTTTCAAGTTGTACGGTAAGTGGTAATGTATATGATATGGTTGCCGGAGAATCTCTTACCGGAGTAACGGTTTCGGTAAATGGGAAAAAGGTTTTTACGGATATGGATGGAAACTTTTCTATACCGGAAGTAACCGGAACAGAGTGTGAAATAAAAGTGAGTATGATTTCTTATAAACCATTGGTATTAAAGGTCCCAGTTCGTGATGCTTCAGGCCTGAAAATAAATTTACAGCAATAA
- a CDS encoding RidA family protein, translating to MLKKVYTSNAPEAIGPYSQAIVCENLLFTSGQIPINPETGNVEATDINGQTIQVMKNLKAVLKESGTSFDKVIKTTCFLKNMEDFAAFNTIYAEYFTSKPARSCVAVKQLPKDVLVEVELIAEI from the coding sequence ATGTTGAAGAAAGTATACACCAGTAATGCTCCCGAAGCTATAGGTCCTTATTCTCAAGCAATAGTATGTGAAAATTTGTTATTTACATCCGGCCAGATACCGATAAATCCTGAAACCGGAAATGTGGAAGCTACCGATATAAACGGACAAACGATACAAGTAATGAAAAATTTAAAAGCAGTATTGAAAGAATCCGGAACATCTTTCGATAAAGTTATAAAAACTACCTGTTTTTTGAAAAATATGGAAGACTTTGCAGCTTTTAATACGATTTATGCCGAGTATTTTACGAGTAAACCGGCTCGTTCTTGTGTTGCGGTAAAACAGCTACCCAAAGATGTTTTGGTTGAAGTAGAATTGATAGCAGAGATATAA